One window of Esox lucius isolate fEsoLuc1 chromosome 25, fEsoLuc1.pri, whole genome shotgun sequence genomic DNA carries:
- the apela gene encoding apelin receptor early endogenous ligand translates to MRILSLMYLMLLLVAALGSVSAARPDFLNMRRKYHRHHCPHRRCMPLHSRVPFP, encoded by the exons ATGAGGATCTTGAGCCTGATGTATCTGATGCTTCTGCTAGTGGCTGCTCTGGGATCAGTTAGTGCTGCCCGACCAG ACTTCCTGAATATGAGGAGGAAATACCACCGACATCACTGCCCCCACCGACGCTGTATGCCGCTGCACTCCAGAGTCCCATTTCCCTGA